From a single Miscanthus floridulus cultivar M001 chromosome 8, ASM1932011v1, whole genome shotgun sequence genomic region:
- the LOC136475216 gene encoding delta(24)-sterol reductase-like, whose product MADLQTPLVRPKRKKVLVDYLVRLRWIPALFIALPISALIYFSVFVGNTWSAMKSEKCRQKEHEENIKRVVKRLKERNPKRDGLVCTARKPWVVVSMRNVDYKRARHFQVDLSAFRNILEIDKERMVAKVEPLVSMGQITKATCPMNLSLAVAPEFDDLTVGGLINSYGISGGSHIYGLFSDTVVAMEVVLADGQVVRATKDNEDSDLFYGMPWSQGTIGLLVSAEIKLIPIKEYMRLTYTPVRGTLKEIAEAYADSFVPRDGDPAKVPDFVEGMVYSSSEGVMMTGVYASEEEAKKKGNRINRVGWWFKPWFYQYAETALKKGEFVEYIPTREYYHRHTRSLYWEGKLIIPFGDQFWFRFLLGWLMPPKISLLKITQGEAIRNYYHDNHVIQDVLVQLHKVSDALEFAHRELEVYPVWLCPHRLYKLPVKTMVHPEPGFEQHRRKGDTSYAQMFTDVGFYYAPASVLRGEEFNGAEAVHRLEQWLIRNHGYQAQYAVSELSEKDFWRMFDPSHYEHCRRKYGAVGTFMSAHYKSKKGKKSEEEVLEAEAAILEPADADAE is encoded by the exons ATGGCGGATTTGCAGACTCCTCTAGTGCGACCCAAAAGGAAGAAGGTTTTAGTGGACTACTTGGTGCGACTTCGATGGATTCCTGCTCTCTTTATAGCCCTTCCAATATCTGCGCTGATCTACTTCAGTGTCTTTGTGGGGAACACGTGGTCTGCCATGAAATCTGAGAAATGTCGACAGAAGGAACATGAGGAGAATATAAAGAGAGTCGTGAAGCGTCTTAAAGAGAGGAATCCAAAGAGGGATGGCCTTGTTTGCACTGCTAGGAAGCCATGGGTGGTCGTCAGTATGCGCAACGTAGACTACAAGCGTGCCAGACATTTTCAGGTTGACCTTTCTGCATTCAGGAACATTCTTGAGATTGACAAAGAGAGAATGGTTGCCAAGGTCGAGCCTCTTGTTAGCATGGGTCAGATAACTAAAGCTACCTGCCCGATGAATCTTTCGCTCGCTGTGGCTCCTGAGTTTGATGACCTTACCGTTGGTGGTCTGATAAATAGTTATGGAATTTCAGGGGGCTCTCACATCTATGGCCTCTTCTCTGACACGGTTGTCGCGATGGAGGTTGTTCTTGCAGATGGTCAGGTCGTGAGAGCTACCAAGGACAATGAGGACTCTGACCTTTTCTATGGCATGCCATGGTCTCAAGGCACAATCGGACTCCTCGTTTCAGCTGAGATCAAACTCATTCCCATCAAGGAATACATGAGGCTCACATATACTCCTGTCAGGGGGACCTTGAAGGAAATTGCAGAGGCTTATGCTGATTCTTTCGTGCCAAGGGACGGTGACCCTGCAAAGGTCCCTGACTTTGTAGAAGGGATGGTGTACTCATCCTCAGAGGGTGTGATGATGACCGGTGTTTATGCCTCGGaggaggaggcgaagaagaagggCAACAGGATCAACCGTGTAGGCTGGTGGTTTAAGCCCTGGTTCTACCAGTATGCTGAGACGGCTCTGAAGAAGGGTGAGTTCGTGGAGTACATCCCTACGAGAGAATACTACCATCGCCACACGAGGTCCCTGTACTGGGAAGGAAAACTGATCATACCGTTCGGGGACCAGTTCTGGTTCAGGTTCCTGCTTGGCTGGCTGATGCCACCAAAGATTTCCTTGCTCAAGATCACCCAGGGTGAAGCTATCAGGAACTACTACCATGACAACCACGTGATCCAAGACGTGCTGGTGCAGCTTCACAAAGTGAGCGACGCTCTTGAGTTTGCTCACCGTGAACTGGAG GTTTACCCAGTGTGGCTGTGCCCGCATCGGCTGTACAAGCTTCCTGTGAAGACGATGGTGCACCCGGAACCAGGATTCGAGCAGCATCGCAGGAAAGGTGACACCAGCTACGCCCAAATGTTCACCGACGTTGGCTTCTACTACGCTCCCGCCTCTGTTCTACGGGGTGAGGAGTTCAACGGTGCTGAAGCCGTGCATAGGCTGGAGCAGTGGCTCATCAGGAACCACGGTTACCAGGCGCAGTATGCAGTGTCTGAGCTGAGCGAGAAGGACTTCTGGAGAATGTTTGATCCCTCTCACTACGAGCACTGCCGCCGCAAGTACGGCGCTGTAGGGACCTTCATGAGCGCCCACTACAAGTCCAAGAAAGGCAAAAAGAGTGAGGAGGAGGTGCTCGAAGCTGAAGCTGCCATCCTAGAACCTGCTGATGCTGATGCAGAGTGA